The Stenotrophomonas maltophilia genome segment AAGCATCACGAGGCCGCCGCGGCCGCCGATGCGCGGGAAGTGTTGGACCTGGCCACGCGGTTTTGCCGAGAGGCCCAGGTTTGCGGGTTGGACACCCACACCGACGCGGGCTTTGACTGGGTGATGACCCCCAGCCGTTTCTCCAACCGCATTTCCCTGGAGCTGGGGCAGGGTGGCCACACCGCGTTGCTTCAGGTCGATCCGGACCTGTCCGCTCACCCGCTCGACGCAGCCATCCATGCCGGCGTGCTGGGCCACAAGCCCCTAGCCTCCGCCTACGCCTTGCTCCCGGCCGAGCAGCGGGATGGGCTGTTAAGAGAACTGAGGGAATCCATCGGCCAGGTTCAGTCGAACCGCTCCGCAGCGAAGCAGCTTCAGGCCCTCCGAGCCCTGCCTGAACTGCCGGTGCCGTCTCAGCCGCCTCTGGACATCGCCCAACTGCTCCGGCGGTTTGAGGTCCCCGATGCCCAAGCCCGCTTGGCGGCTGACCACATCAAGGCGACCTATGGAGAAGCGCTAACCACAATGCATGGTAGCCAGGTGCTGGCAGCAGCCCATGCGCATGCCCCGCACTTGGGGCTATACGGAGCCCCTTGGCAGACGTGGCTTTGCGAGAGCGCAACGACCGGCAACCTGGATGGGGTGGAGGCCTGTTTGCGCATGCAGGCCGAGCCCAATGTGCCCGACGCCAACGGCGAGACGCCGCTACACCTCGCCGCGCGCCACGGCCACCCCGGCATCGTTCGTCGGTTGATTGAGGCCGGCGCGGATCCAGCGTTGGGGAACCCCCGCGGGGAGACTCCCCTGCATGTGGCGGCCCAACACAAACGCGCGCAGTGCTGCCTGGAGCTCATGGCCGCAGGCGCGGACCCTGGGCAGTTGGATCGTGAGGGGCGCAAGCCGGGCGACGCTCACCGGGAGAAGGCACGTGAGCAAGTCCACGGTTTATGACTGCTGGAGCTGGACGGTCCCGTCGAGCATCGAGCCAAGCCGGGCCGTCCGCTATTGGCCCCAGGCCCTGCTGTCTGGGGCATGCGTCGCGGCGCTGACCTATCCCGCGGCTCTCTGGCTGGGCTGGCAAATCCCATCATCACATTCACTGATGAACTTCGGTCAGGCACTGACTGGCAGCCTGGCGGCGCTGGGGAACCTTGCCACCGGCACGATCTCATTCCGAGAGCCTGCCGCCGCATTCTGGGAGGTGGCCAAGGAGCAGGCAACGTTTGGCACGTTGGCACGGGTCGGCGTTGCGGCGGGCTTGGCAGGGTGGGCGTCGATTTGGGCGACGCGGCGTGGGCTCATCCCGCGCTCAAATACCTGGCATGTGTCCGGCGCTCAACTGTTGCAGGGGAAAGAGGCCCTGACTGAAGCCCGGCGTCGTTCGCTTACAAAGAAGGAGCAGAGGGGCGAGCGGCATGCGTTGTCACTACATCCGGCTTGGGTGGTCAGCAAGAAGCTGCTGGCCCGTCACATGTTCATCTATGGAGCCGTGGGAATGGGCAAGTCAGTCATCCTGAAGCACCTGCTGGAACAGGTTGTTCGGCTCGACAAGAAGGCTTTCATCTACGACATCAAAGGAGACTTTACGTCGATCTTCGAGCGCCCGGTGATCGTCTGCCCCTTCGACAAGCGAAGCTGGATCTGGGACGTGGGCCGGGACGTAGCGACGCAAGCCCAAGCCGCCGCGTTCTCCCAAAGCATCATCCCCCCGGAGGAGGGCAGCGGCGCATTCTGGGCGTCTGCGGCGCAAGCCTTGCTGGAAGGGTGCGTGCGCGAACTCCAGGCCACGAAGGGCAAGAACTGGGGGTGGGCAGAGTTGGCCGCGTTGGTTGCCCGTCCCGCTGAACCGATGGCTAAAGCACTGTCGCTCTACTACCCCCGAGCCGCCGCTCTCATTTCCAATCCCGATTCGAACACCACCAGCAGCTGTATCGCCGTGCTCGCCAACGGCACCGCGGTTATCGAGCGCCTAGCCTTGGCATGGCCCGAGCGCACGCCTGGGCAGATGTTCTCCATGCTGGACTGGATCAAGGACGACTACACGGGATGCAAGCAGGTCATTGTTCAATCAGGTCCTGATGAGGTGCTAACCAAGGCCTACATCTCCGCCATGATCAACGTCGCGGTGCCGGAAATCATCGGCCCCTCGCTGCCAGATGACGAAACCGGGCGATTCCTGGGGTTCTTCTTCGATGAGCTTACCTCCGCCGGCAAGCTCAACATCGAGCTGTTGCTGGCCTTGGGACGCTCAAAAGGCGTGGTGGCCTGCATGGCCGTGCAGGATTGGTCACAGGTCGAGAGGGTCTATGGGGACAAGACCGCGCAAGCCTTTTCAGGGTTGGTCGGCACACACATTATTTGCCATCTCCAAATCGGCGAGACCCGGGAAAAAGTCTCCCGGAACCTGGGCAAGCGCACCGTGGCGTGGCGCACGCATGATGACAAGGCGACCGTCCACGAGGAGTCGAAAGCCGTTGTTCCGCCGGGGCGGCTCACTGACGACTTGGGCCCACGCAATGGCAGCGCCTATGGCTCCGAGAGTTGGGGCATCCGGGCCATTGTGCAGACAAGCCGGGACCCACTCTTGCTGGACTGGCCGGGCGTCAGCTACCCGCACGCGCGCGACGGCCAGGAACGCGCCGCGTGGACCCAACAGGGGGCGCGCCCGGTGGAGCAAAAGCCCATGCCACCGAGCGACGCGCAGAGCGCTGCAGAGGTCCAGCGGGTCTTGAAGATGACCGCCGACCAGGCCGCCGCGGAGCTGCGAAAACGTGGTGCCACGCCGCCGAAGCTCCGCGCCGTTTCAGACGACGAACTGGAAGCCATCTTCCGCAAGTAGTGGGGTTGTGGAGTCGCTGGGTTTTGGTAGATCTGAAGGGATACCCATTCCTGGAGAACTCCATGTTCAACGTCACCGCATTGACCGCTCAAGGCACGGACAGCAAGTCCGGCGCGGCGGTGGTCGAGTATCTGATGCTCACCGAGTATTACCTCGACAAAGACGGGAACGCGCAGGGCACCATGG includes the following:
- a CDS encoding ankyrin repeat domain-containing protein: MNRPHEPLLHPILHPLTLAQFYGKHHEAAAAADAREVLDLATRFCREAQVCGLDTHTDAGFDWVMTPSRFSNRISLELGQGGHTALLQVDPDLSAHPLDAAIHAGVLGHKPLASAYALLPAEQRDGLLRELRESIGQVQSNRSAAKQLQALRALPELPVPSQPPLDIAQLLRRFEVPDAQARLAADHIKATYGEALTTMHGSQVLAAAHAHAPHLGLYGAPWQTWLCESATTGNLDGVEACLRMQAEPNVPDANGETPLHLAARHGHPGIVRRLIEAGADPALGNPRGETPLHVAAQHKRAQCCLELMAAGADPGQLDREGRKPGDAHREKAREQVHGL
- a CDS encoding type IV secretion system DNA-binding domain-containing protein, yielding MSKSTVYDCWSWTVPSSIEPSRAVRYWPQALLSGACVAALTYPAALWLGWQIPSSHSLMNFGQALTGSLAALGNLATGTISFREPAAAFWEVAKEQATFGTLARVGVAAGLAGWASIWATRRGLIPRSNTWHVSGAQLLQGKEALTEARRRSLTKKEQRGERHALSLHPAWVVSKKLLARHMFIYGAVGMGKSVILKHLLEQVVRLDKKAFIYDIKGDFTSIFERPVIVCPFDKRSWIWDVGRDVATQAQAAAFSQSIIPPEEGSGAFWASAAQALLEGCVRELQATKGKNWGWAELAALVARPAEPMAKALSLYYPRAAALISNPDSNTTSSCIAVLANGTAVIERLALAWPERTPGQMFSMLDWIKDDYTGCKQVIVQSGPDEVLTKAYISAMINVAVPEIIGPSLPDDETGRFLGFFFDELTSAGKLNIELLLALGRSKGVVACMAVQDWSQVERVYGDKTAQAFSGLVGTHIICHLQIGETREKVSRNLGKRTVAWRTHDDKATVHEESKAVVPPGRLTDDLGPRNGSAYGSESWGIRAIVQTSRDPLLLDWPGVSYPHARDGQERAAWTQQGARPVEQKPMPPSDAQSAAEVQRVLKMTADQAAAELRKRGATPPKLRAVSDDELEAIFRK